In Pseudomonas sp. PDNC002, the DNA window GTGTCCATTCGTGAACAGATTGCCGGCCTGGAAGCGGCCGTGTCCGCCCAGGTGCTAGGCCAGGAAGAAACCGTCCGGCACATCATGCTGGGTCTTCTCGCCAACGGTCATGTCTTGCTGGAGAGCCTTCCCGGCCTGGCCAAGACGCGCACGGTCAAGGCCCTGTCGACGAACCTCGACGCGCGCATGAGCCGCATCCAGTTCACCCCCGACCTGTTGCCGTCGGACATCACCGGGGCCGAGATCCTCCAGCAGACCGAACAGGGCAACCAGCTCAAGTTCCAGCCTGGGCCGCTGTTCGGCAACGTCATCCTCGCCGACGAGATCAATCGCGCCCCCGCCAAGGTCCAGGCGGCGCTGCTCGAAGCCATGGAGGAGCGGCAGATCACTGTGGCCGGGCAGACACACCGGATGCCGGGACTGTTCATGGTGCTGGCGACCCAGAACCCCATCGAGCAGGAAGGCACCTACCCGCTGCCCGAGGCGCAGATGGACCGCTTTCTCATGAAGCTGTTGATCGACTACCCCAAGGTCGAGGATGAATCCCGCGTGCTGCAACTGGTCCGCTCCGAAGAGCGCAACCTGCAATCCGGCGCAGCGGTGGAGGCGCCGGAACCACTGGCACAGGAGGCGATCTTCGCCGCGCGCCGGGAAGTGGGCGAGGTGCATGTATCCGAGGCCATCGACCGCTACCTGATCGACCTGATCAACGCCAGCCGCCACCCGCAGGCGTACGACCCGGACCTGACGCGCTGGCTCAAGGTTGGCGCCAGCCCGCGCGGCGGAATCAGTCTGGACCGCGTGTCCCGCGCCCATGCATGGATGGCGGGCAACGACTACGTGACGCCGGACGACGTCCGCGCGGTGTTGCATCCGGTTCTGCGCCACCGCCTGCTGCTGTCCTACGACGCGGTGGCCGACGGCGTGGGGACGGACCAGGTGATCGACCGGCTGCTCGACAAGGTCGCCATTCCCGCCTGAGGCGCGAACCGAGGAGAAGGCTCATGCAAGCGCCACCGCCGGTTGCCGACGGTTTCGTCTACGCCTCGCTGGATCGGTTGATGCTGCTGGAACACCGCGTGCGCGGCCTGAGCTTCCTGTCCCGCCAGCCGCTCTCCAGTGTGCTGTCCGGCAGCCATGCCGCACGACTGCGCGGCCGCGGCCTGAGCTTCGACGAGTTGCGCCAGTACAACCCTGGCGATGACCTGCGCCACCTCGACTGGCGCGCGTCGCTGCGCTACGGCAAACCGTTCGTGCGCAGCTATACGGAGGAGCGCGATCGACCGACGCTGCTGCTGGTGGACCAGCGCATGAGCATGTACTTCGGCTCGAAACGCAGCTTCAAGTCGGTGATCGCCGCCGAACTCGCCGCGCTTGGCGCCTGGATGGCCTTGCAGGCGGGCGACCGCGTCGGCGGCATCGTCTTTGGTGACAGGCACCTCGAATACATCCGTCCGTTGCGCAGCCGTGCGCGGGTGGAAGCGCTGTGCGCCGCCGTCGTCCGGCAGAACCACGCGCTGCATGCGACAGCCACCGAAGAGGACTCGCCGGGGCAGCTCGACCGCGCGCTGCGGGAGTGTCTGGGCGTCGCTGGGCACGACAGCCTGGTGGTGATCATCAGCGACTTCGCCGGGGTGACGCCGCAGACGCTGCAGCTGTTGCGCCAGTTGAGCGCGCATAACGACGTGCTGGCCTCGCTGGTATTCGATCCCATCGCGGTGAAGCTGCCCGACCGTGGTCGGGTCACCGTCAGCCAGGGCGAGCTGCAGGTGGAGCTGGAAGTCGGACGGAAACAGGTGCACCGGCCTTTGGGCGAGTTCCTCTCGGGGCGCCTGCAGGAGGTGGCGCTGCTGCTGCGCCGCAGCCAGGTGCCATTGATGATGTTCAGCAGCGGACGGGACAGCCTGGAGCAACTGCGCGGCGAGTTGGGCCGGCTGGCGGTGGCGCCGCGATGAGCGTGCCGGGCATCGACCAGCTCAAGGAGCTGCAACCACCGCCGCCGCTGGTGAGCTACTGGCCGCAGACCTGGGGCTGGCTGGTACTGGCCGTGTTGCTGGTGGTGGCGCTCTGTGCCTGGGCGTTCTGGCGGTACCGGCGCTGGCGGCGCGATCGCTATCGGCGCGAAGCCCTGGCGCAGCTGGACGAGCTGAGCCGGTCGCTGGATGACCCTCGCCAGCGCCTGCCCGCCCTGCGCCAGTTGCCTGCGCTGATGAAACGGGTGGCCTTGTCGATGCAGGCGGGCGAGGGCGCGGCACCGCTCGCTGGCGATGACTGGCAGGCCTACCTGCAACGCCACAGCGCTGCAGCCTTGCCGGCGGGGCTCGGTCGCCACCTCGCACTGCTGGCCTATGCGCCGGATGAACGCATCGAGAAACTGGAGCAGAGCGAGGCGCGCGCATGGCTGGCCGCTTGCCGGAAGTGGGTCGAGGTGCACCGTGTGGCAGCTTGATTACCCCTGGGTGCTGGGCCTGCTGCCACTGCCATGGCTGGCCTGGCGCTACCTGCCGGCCTATCGCGAGTCGCGCAGCGCGTTGCGCGTGCCGTTCTTTGCCGCCATGAGCCGGGCGGTCGGCCAGGTTCCCGGAGACGGCAATGCCGCGGGCGGCCGCTGGCAAGTGGCGCTGAACCTGGTGGTCTGGTTGCTGTTGCTGGTCGCCTGCGCGCGACCGGTACTGGTCGAGAAGCCCATCGAGCTCCAGCAGCCGGTGCGCGACCTGATGCTCGCCATCGACATCTCCCAGTCCATGGAAACCCGCGACTACAACGCGCCGGGTGGCGGCCGGGTCGACCGCCTGAGCGCAGTGAAGGGCGTGGTCCGCGACTTCATCGCCCAGCGCAAGGATGATCGCATCGGCCTGATCGTCTTCGGCACCGGCGCCTTCGCGCAGTCACCGCCAACCCGTGATCACGCCAGCCTGCTGACCCTGCTCGACGAGGTGGGCATCGGCATGGCCGGGCCGAACACCGCCCTGGGCGACGCCATCGGCCTGACCATCAAGTTGCTCAAGGACACGCCCGAGCAGGAGAAGGTCTTGATCCTGCTCACCGACGGCAACGACACCGGCAGCGCCATCACTCCCCAGCACGCCGCCGCCATGGCCCACGACCGGGGCATCGTCGTGCACACCATCGGCATCGGCGATCCGCAGGCCAGCGGCGAAGCCAAGGTGGATCTCGAAACCCTCCAGGGCATCGCCCGGACCACCGGCGGCCGCTACTTCACGGCGGGCGACAGCGGCGCATTGCAGGCGGTCTACGCAACCCTGGACAGGATCACTCCGCACAAGGTGAAGACACTCAGCCATCAACCCAAGAAGGATCTGTTCTGGCTGCCGCTGGGTGCGGCGCTGCTGGCCTTGCTGCTTGCCCATGGCCTGGCGGCCCTGGCCGGGCGCTTCGCCGTGCCCGCCGAGCGGCGCGAGCCGGGGGAGGCGAAGGGCTGATGGATATCGACCTGTCCGCCTTCCACTTCCTGCGGCCGCTATGGCTTCTGCTGGTGCCGCCAGCCGTGCTGCTGGCCTGGCTCTGGGGGCGACGGCACGACCTGGCGCGGCGGCTGGACGGGATCATCGCGCCGCACCTGCTGGAGCACCTGGTGGTCACGCCCCAGGACGGCCAGCGTGTCCGCCCCGTGCATCTGCTCTGCGCGTCGTTGGTGGTCGGCGGCGTAGCCGCGGCCGGGCCGACCTGGCAGCAGGACCGTCCGGATTTCCTGGAGAACCGTGCGCCGCTGATCCTCGCCCTGGACCTGTCGCCCTCGATGGCCGCCGACGATGTCCCGCCGTCGCGCCTGGAAGCGGCCAAGCACAAGGTCCACGACCTGATAGCGCGGCGCGCGGGCAGTCCCGTTGCGCTGGTCGCCTATGCCGGCAGCGCCCACCTGGTGCTGCCGGCGACCCAGGACCCGGCGCTGCTGGACAGCTTCCTGCAGGCGTTGACGCCGGGCCTGATCCAGCGCGAGGGCAAGGATGCGCTGGGCGCCATCGGCGTCGCCAGGCGCCTGCTGGCGGCCGAGCATTC includes these proteins:
- a CDS encoding MoxR family ATPase encodes the protein MSIREQIAGLEAAVSAQVLGQEETVRHIMLGLLANGHVLLESLPGLAKTRTVKALSTNLDARMSRIQFTPDLLPSDITGAEILQQTEQGNQLKFQPGPLFGNVILADEINRAPAKVQAALLEAMEERQITVAGQTHRMPGLFMVLATQNPIEQEGTYPLPEAQMDRFLMKLLIDYPKVEDESRVLQLVRSEERNLQSGAAVEAPEPLAQEAIFAARREVGEVHVSEAIDRYLIDLINASRHPQAYDPDLTRWLKVGASPRGGISLDRVSRAHAWMAGNDYVTPDDVRAVLHPVLRHRLLLSYDAVADGVGTDQVIDRLLDKVAIPA
- a CDS encoding VWA domain-containing protein — protein: MWQLDYPWVLGLLPLPWLAWRYLPAYRESRSALRVPFFAAMSRAVGQVPGDGNAAGGRWQVALNLVVWLLLLVACARPVLVEKPIELQQPVRDLMLAIDISQSMETRDYNAPGGGRVDRLSAVKGVVRDFIAQRKDDRIGLIVFGTGAFAQSPPTRDHASLLTLLDEVGIGMAGPNTALGDAIGLTIKLLKDTPEQEKVLILLTDGNDTGSAITPQHAAAMAHDRGIVVHTIGIGDPQASGEAKVDLETLQGIARTTGGRYFTAGDSGALQAVYATLDRITPHKVKTLSHQPKKDLFWLPLGAALLALLLAHGLAALAGRFAVPAERREPGEAKG
- a CDS encoding DUF4381 domain-containing protein, whose protein sequence is MSVPGIDQLKELQPPPPLVSYWPQTWGWLVLAVLLVVALCAWAFWRYRRWRRDRYRREALAQLDELSRSLDDPRQRLPALRQLPALMKRVALSMQAGEGAAPLAGDDWQAYLQRHSAAALPAGLGRHLALLAYAPDERIEKLEQSEARAWLAACRKWVEVHRVAA
- a CDS encoding DUF58 domain-containing protein, with protein sequence MQAPPPVADGFVYASLDRLMLLEHRVRGLSFLSRQPLSSVLSGSHAARLRGRGLSFDELRQYNPGDDLRHLDWRASLRYGKPFVRSYTEERDRPTLLLVDQRMSMYFGSKRSFKSVIAAELAALGAWMALQAGDRVGGIVFGDRHLEYIRPLRSRARVEALCAAVVRQNHALHATATEEDSPGQLDRALRECLGVAGHDSLVVIISDFAGVTPQTLQLLRQLSAHNDVLASLVFDPIAVKLPDRGRVTVSQGELQVELEVGRKQVHRPLGEFLSGRLQEVALLLRRSQVPLMMFSSGRDSLEQLRGELGRLAVAPR